The genomic window ACTATTGTGTGTTTATAATTGAAATTAATGTAATCCTTTGAAAAGTAGAAAAGATAATGAGAAAGGAAAAGTAGTCATTTATAAAATCCTTAATTGCTCTTCCTCATCAAACCCAAGGTTCTCTCCCTGTAATTATGGAGTTCATTAGCAatcacatttaaaataatatttaaaagttaCACGATAAGATTCGAATTGAAATCGTATAATTGAAAATGAAAAGGTACAATCcctcaaaataatttattacttCGAACAAAATATCGACTTCATATTCTAAATAATCTtccatttcaaaattttcataaGCAAATATCAtcaagaatatttaaaatagtaaagTACAAACGTAAACATTCGCGGGAGATTGATCTATatatcatatcttcttctttttttgtcagctaTATATCATATCTTCAGATTATGGTTTTGTTGTAATCACAAAGACATGGTCGACtctaaatttttagaaattataagTAATTTAgtatatcaaatttaaaaattctgGAAATCCAAAAGTAATAGTTCATTTGGTTATTCTAGGACAAAAATCTAAGACACTTACCgaaaattatttagaaacatacatttttttaaagcaaaaaaattgAGATGGTCACTGAATTTTTTGTTCCAGTTTTGAAGCTTTGATTTGGCTATACAGTAGATTAATCTCTTCTTATTCAACTCAGTATTTACTTTCTTTGAAAGGATAGAGCTTAACATGGAAACTATGGTTGTACCAAACACAAGTTGGACTAATCaatacatattcaaaatatatacaaccaACTAAAGATCCTCAAGGTCAGGCTTCTCTCACGTAATTATGAGGTTCACAAGGATGCAACGCCAGCAAATAACTACGATACTTACAACCCTTCTTGCatgaagataataataataatagatatCTTTATTACCAGTTTACCACAATATGCTATTTTCTTGTGAAAAACAAGAGGCAATCTGAGACAACTAATGTGTATGATGACACAAATACAtgaatgtaaattattttaattaataaagtTTATATTCATGTATCGTTTTCGTAGAACTTTTAGATTattcaaactttaaaatatgGGAATCCATATTCCACACTCTACtgttttaaagagaaaatatctaattttatagttttagctTTTTATGAACAGGACAAAAGCAGCTTACGTTAAAGATATGAACCGGACAATAAAGCTTTCCCACCAAAAAACCTTAGCTCCAATCAAATGAGTTATTGGATATGATTGAGTTATTAATATACTCAACTAATTTTCTTTAGCTCAAGTTATTTATATTgcattataatattatatatatatacacacacatgtACATCAGTTTCACCTCGGGCCATTCCTCTTTCAGAACCAAAAAGATGAAAACCTTATCTCATATCCAAATCATATTTCTCCCcattgctcttcttctcttcatcgCTTCCTCATCAACTCCATCAAcatatccaaaccaaaccaacttAGATTACATCAAAACATCATGCAACCTCACACACTACAAAACCCTTTGCTACACCTCTCTATCTCCTTACGCCTTAACAATCGATTCAAACCCTCAAAGACTCGCCGTCACCGCCCTCAATCTTACCCTCTCCTCAGCTAAATCTGCAGCTAAGTTCATCAAGAACATTCCTCAGGGCAGAAGCGGTCTAACACGTTTCGAAGCGGGAGCGGTTGCTGATTGCGTGGAGGAGATTGGAGACTCGGTGAGTGAGCTCCAAGATTCAGTAAGAGAGTTGGATTCTATCAACTACGAGGATAGTTCGAAATTTGAGATGGTTATGTCGGATGTTAAGACATGGGTTAGTGCTGCTCTCACTGATGATGACACATGTATGGATGGTTTCGGCCAAGATGGTCGAGCCAAAGCGGTCGTGAAAGATTTGGTTCGGCGACATGTTGTAAAGGTTGGTCGGATGACTAGCAACGCGCTTGCTATCATTAATATGTACGCGTCCACACATGAGAAATGATCATAAATGTTCATATTGTCAtacacaaaattattttgtaacttttattgGCAAAATTGCTCATGTTCCATGTTTATAACTTCATATGTATACTATGTACCCTGTTATAGGTATTGTGGATTTCATGTATacattttaatagttttataatgTCACCGCAAGAACATTATGGAAATTTTTATTGTCCCGCTACGTATGTATTACGTAGCGATTTAAGCACGAGATGTAAGTTTAATGTGTCTTAGTAATTGTGGAAAATTACAATAAAATGaatttagattgaaaaaatTAGCATAATCTAATTGCAGTAACAAATTAAAGTTGTAAAGTCCGGACGAGTACAATGGGAAAACGACCAATTTTCCCAGGAACTTGTTCATTTCTTGGTTATCCTACACAAATGTTTAGATCAAGCTAAAACACcataaactaatataaatttaaaactcacGCATAAATTCTTAAACAGATCAATGTggcaaaataaatcaaaattaatttcgATTTTGTAGTAACTGATCacattttaatagtttatatgtgagatttaaaattttgtattagtTCATGTTTTTACGTTGATCCAAACGTTTGCATACAAAAACCAAAGAAGGAACAAATTTATGAAGaaactagtggtattccggcgctacgcgccgggtgtgtatattttatttttaataaattttaaatcaattatatggttttattaaataaaatatttccaaatatatgaatattcaaTTATGCCGAAAGAGAATGATAATTTATCTATTCTATTTGATAGTAGTTCTAATCGAAGTGTatcaatttgttttgttttgatgttgcttataaaaaaaaggaaatattataaattgttttcactgacaattcaataaaatagaataaatagtTGATAGTCGTGAGAAAGTTAATATAGTTGAACATTAACATAAATGTATTGATTGTGGAAGCCTCTTAGTCCAGTGGTTTGAGTAAGGGATCAATTGCTTCTACACCTAGAGGTCTGgagttcaaaccccagaaaataccaaattatgcagattatgtaGAAACAAGTTACAGGAGAAACAAGTTACACGAggtcttcagcttggtgcatggtgtaccatcgaacatggatctcataggacggttCAGAGTGGTGCAttcaggcgtgtattctcacaggatggtagaattgtcggctgtagaATCGTCTTTATAATATTCTCATCgttgtaatatcataattaatcgataataatcgattcaaacgttaaaaaaaaaacataaatgtatCAACCGACTTCGATATAACCACAACTTAGTTTCAGACAAAGTTGACATTTATTACAcaaacttgttctcttttattccTGATAGaagaagcaaatcacaaatggATGTGCTTATAAAGCAGAAATTGTTCAAGCTTTTGCAGTGAAAGCTCCAGCTTCAGTCAACATAAACCAACTTACTGTCTTTGTGCAGTTTGGTTACCGCTACAAAACAATGAAAATCACAAAGATTTTGGTTTAGAGGAAACGCAAaagaaaaatcttttaaaaatttgaaacagaGTTTGGATCCCTCTGGTGAGTCTGAATCAGTGTGTTATACTCGTCGAGTGTTATGGTCCCAGAAACATATacttgaattaaaaaaatctttaaaagaaaCATAGAACATTTTGAATGTGAGCAGAACctatacaaaatatcaaacagAAAACCTAAACTCGAATCTCCAGAGAAAGCAAAGAAACATTCTAGAGTTGTTTCATGAACAAAACCTATACATGTAGGGGCGATAGAAAATTCCGAAATTTTCTTTGTCCGCAGAGTCAGAGAACAAATCAGAACTTGCTctttaaataaacaaacaaaaacagagaaattTTCAAGTATGTGTGGTCAACAACAGGACTACACTTGgtacaaaaaaataactaacCTCAAATTTCAAATACACAAGCAAGAGAGCAAGTAGAACAAAACATACactaaagataaaaaaaaaacaagactcAGTCACGTCACAGAAGGCACAAATTAGATGAATATGTGATGAAGATTAGGGAATATTACTCTCTTTGTCGAGTACAATCCCAAGGAACTTAGCATCCAAGTGCTGCAAAAGGTCTTTCACTCTCACACAGTATGGGCAAAACGACTGCTGCAATTCCACAAACCGATCAGATCACACAAATAGTCTATTGTCTGCACTAAAATCTGTTTTATAAGCCTTGCAAGTGCTTCTAAGTTTGATCGTACTAATGAAGGGTACATGACTACGGGACTTATAAAACCTTGACATGTGGTTGTTTATTCTGAAAaatatttgcatttataaaagaaacaacaacaaccaacGATCATCTATCATAGAAGTTTATGGAACAACAGAAACAACTTTGTTAGTCTATTGGTGTCTGGTTGAGTTAAATGGTcaaaatataagaataaaaattGTTGAGTACCTTTCTGTCAGTACCAGCTCTTGCCACGAAACTGCTTTGCCCATGAGAATTATTAGCAGAGTTGAGCACCAAAAACTGTAATTTTTCATTCCAGGCAGACAAATTAGGAGTCTCATTTCAATATCAAGCCACAATTATATAGATGTCTGCTCTAGAAGAGTTTGACCAAAAATTGGAAGAAGATCATAGATGTGGCACCGTAACAATGTAACTCAGtcatattttattcattttctatTGCTTAGCTTTTTGATGTAAGAAATGATCCAGAGTAGTAAAAATGGTGTTTTCACACAAAAATCTGTAAAAAGAGTTGATCATCTTAACAAAGAACTTACAGATTATGGAACTAAGAATCGTTGAGAACAGATGTAAGTTGTGaacatatagattaggattgtGGAGATTTTACAAGTGTTAACATGTGACTTCTCACCGTCGCCACCGAGTCGACTCACTAGCCTCTCTAAGCCCTCTCAAAATCCCAACCATACACTCGACAGCTCCCGAGTCAAGTAAAGCAGGTCGATTCACCGGACACGAAGCCATGTTACATAGAATCAATCAGCAGAACCCTATTCATCGCCTGTCCTAACCTCGCCATGTTCAGAAGAACCTGAACGGCTCCGAGCTTCACGAGCTTCCCTCGGTTGCTCTGCACGAGAGAGATAATACAGAGCAAGCATCGAGTCATGCCGAGTCAACTCAGTCCCGACTCGGATCAGATGAAACAACGGCTCCAGCGCTCCAAGAACACCGATCGCCGTCTTGTTCTCGCCCTCGAGAGCCAAactgaaaatcactctcgcattTGAGAACGTCGATCAACGGTGGAACAATTTCCTGACCGTTTGTTGGATTTCACCAAAGAGAGATTCACAAGAACCGCAGTTGCATTCACTTGAACCGGTCGCGTATCTCGAAACAATAAGCAACCTAGCTTCTTCGATCTCCGAGATTCGATTGCTCTTTAGTTTCAAATCGCGTGTACTCCACATAACGGACCTAGGCGCCAAGAGTGAACAAAACCCGTGAGACACACCAACCAACGTGATTTCGACACGTGTCGCGAAATGCCCACCCTTTCAAAAACGACGTGGCTGCGGTAGATCCCAgtctgttttatatatatagataaatagaTTTGGAGAAATGGCTATTTCATACTCTTAACATATTGTGATATGTTTAATTTACACCAGATTTATATGAATGTgctaaaacatatataacttatatttttttgcgAAATCATACATTTGTCGCCACATCAGCTGCTATATcatctgtttttatttatttagatattaCGTCAGCTAATTTTGCTGATAAAGACAATGCtatgtgtataa from Raphanus sativus cultivar WK10039 unplaced genomic scaffold, ASM80110v3 Scaffold3086, whole genome shotgun sequence includes these protein-coding regions:
- the LOC130506295 gene encoding pectinesterase inhibitor 10-like; translated protein: MKTLSHIQIIFLPIALLLFIASSSTPSTYPNQTNLDYIKTSCNLTHYKTLCYTSLSPYALTIDSNPQRLAVTALNLTLSSAKSAAKFIKNIPQGRSGLTRFEAGAVADCVEEIGDSVSELQDSVRELDSINYEDSSKFEMVMSDVKTWVSAALTDDDTCMDGFGQDGRAKAVVKDLVRRHVVKVGRMTSNALAIINMYASTHEK